Proteins from one Cicer arietinum cultivar CDC Frontier isolate Library 1 chromosome 3, Cicar.CDCFrontier_v2.0, whole genome shotgun sequence genomic window:
- the LOC101493811 gene encoding diphthine--ammonia ligase isoform X1, translating to MKVVALVSGGKDSCYAMMKSIHYGHQIVALANLMPVDDSVDELDSYMYQTVGHQIITSYAECMGLPLFRRRIQGSSRHLELGYKTTQGDEVEDMYILLREVKRQIPSVTAVCSGAIASDYQRLRVESVCSRLGLVSLAYLWKQDQSLLLQEMIANGIEAITVKVAAMGLVPAKHLGKEIAILNAYLHKLKESYGINVCGEGGEYETLTLDCPLFINARIVLDEYQVVMHSSDSIAPVGILHPLAFHLENKEDIQFLNTQDKIHEICVQKLGSVLEVDDGQEKFEATCKPVGCADPIDDIEHKFNISRTNNKSTFSICCWLQDSCNADLQEDLKIVLRKIESQLASFGFGWENVLYIHLYIDDMNKFSEANETYVKFITQDKCPFGVPSRSTVEMPLIEMGFSRAYIEVLVANNKDKKVLHVQSISCWAPSCIGPYSQATLHEGILHMAGQLGLDPPTMNLCSGGPGVELEQALKNSEAVAKSFNCSISTSAIGFVIYCSKNTSSLERLDIEKKQETILRQMKISDLEEGKTYKTIDPIFLYVLVSDLPKRAFVEVKPIVYVEDGADIEIATITERSSSKTSCYWGFKQESWHDDCIQKCVIPGKICAIILSITSELAAKICYNSMPADYGNNNAQHIIPKAQMEQLSKFCIYLLDKVITDNDFAWEDVMSLRFYVPVSLQMSVELLQPMFSNALIELSEMSQRKVKNFEEPIFNIVPVVGAGRAASSMDDVVTCELLARKS from the exons GTTGGGCATCAAATTATCACCAGCTATGCTGAATGTATGGGATTGCCATTGTTCAGGAGGCGAATACAAGGATCCTCAAG GCATCTGGAGCTTGGTTACAAAACAACTCAAGGTGATGAAGTTGAagatatgtatattttattacgTGAAGTGAAAAGGCAGATACCCTCAGTTACTGCAGTGTGTTCTGGAGCCATAGCATCTGACTATCAGAGACTACGGGTGGAAAGTGTATGTTCAAGGTTAGGCCTTGTATCTTTGGCATACTTATGGAAACAAGATCAGTCCTTGCTCCTACAGGAAatg ATTGCAAATGGAATAGAAGCTATAACTGTGAAG GTAGCTGCCATGGGTTTGGTTCCTGCAAAGCACTTGGGTAAAGAAATAGCCATATTAAATGCTTATTTGCATAAATTGAAAGA GTCATATGGAATCAATGTTTGCGGTGAAGGAGGAGAATATGAAACATTGACTCTTGATTGCCCGCTCTTTATT AATGCTCGCATTGTGCTTGATGAATATCAAGTTGTGATGCACTCTTCAGATTCCATAGCTCCTGTGGGGATCCTTCATCCCTTGGCATTTCATTTGGAAAATAAGGAAGACATTCAGTTTTTAAATACACAAGACAAAATACATGAGATTTGTGTGCAGAAATTAGGGTCTGTACTTGAAGTGGATGACGGTCAAGAAAAATTTGAAGCCACATGCAAGCCTGTTGGTTGCGCTGATCCAATTGATGACATAGAACATAAATTTAACATTTCAAGAACTAATAACAAAAGCACGTTCTCCATATGTTGCTGGTTGCAAGACTCCTGCAATG CAGATTTGCAGGAAGATTTAAAGATTGTTTTGAGGAAAATTGAATCACAGCTAGCAAGCTTTGGTTTTGGCTGGGAGAATGTTCTCTATATTCACCTTTACATTGATGACATGAATAAGTTCTCTGAGGCAAATGAGACATATGTGAAATTTATTACACAGGATAAGTGCCCATTTGGTGTCCCATCCCGCAGTACAGTTGAAATGCCTCTAATTGAAATGGGCTTTAGTAGAGCATACATTGAAGTTTTGGTAgctaataataaagataaaaaggTTTTGCATGTGCAGAGTATTTCCTGTTGGGCACCTAGTTGCATTGGGCCATACAGCCAG GCAACCTTGCACGAGGGTATACTTCACATGGCTGGTCAACTGGGCCTTGACCCTCCTACAATGAATCTTTGCAGTGGAGGCCCTGGGGTTGAACTGGAACAGGCACTGAAAAACAGTGAAGCAGTGGCAAAATCTTTTAATTGTTCAATATCGACATCTGCTATTGGTTTTGTTATATACTGTTCTAAAAATACCTCATCATTGGAAAGACTTGATATCGAGAAGAAACAAGAAACAATACTCAGACAGATGAAGATCTCTGATTTAGAGGAAGGCAAAACATACAAAACAATAGATCCCATATTTCTTTATGTCCTTGTTTCTGATCTACCTAAGAG AGCATTTGTAGAAGTGAAGCCTATTGTTTATGTTGAGGATGGTGCAGATATAGAAATTGCGACAATAACAGAAAGGTCTTCTTCAAAGACATCATGTTATTGGGGTTTCAAGCAGGAAAGTTGGCATGATGATTGCATTCAGAAATGTGTGATTCCAGGAAAGATATGTGCCATTATATTGTCGATCACAAGTGAGCTGGCTGCAAAAATATGTTACAACTCTATGCCAGCTGATTACGGCAATAATAATGCTCAACATATCATACCTAAAGCACAGATGGAACAGTTATCAAAGTTCTGCATTTATCTTCTTGACAAAGTTATAACAGATAATGACTTTGCCTGGGAAGATGTAATG AGTTTGAGGTTCTATGTCCCAGTAAGCCTTCAAATGTCAGTGGAGCTATTACAGCCTATGTTCAGCAATGCACTCATTGAACTATCTGAAATGAGTCAGAGGAAAGTTAAAAATTTTGAGGAGCCAATCTTCAACATAGTTCCTGTCGTAGGTGCTGGGAGGGCTGCTTCATCCATGGATGATGTAGTGACCTGCGAATTACTGGCTCGGAAATCCTGA
- the LOC101493811 gene encoding diphthine--ammonia ligase isoform X2, whose translation MKVVALVSGGKDSCYAMMKSIHYGHQIVALANLMPVDDSVDELDSYMYQTVGHQIITSYAECMGLPLFRRRIQGSSRHLELGYKTTQGDEVEDMYILLREVKRQIPSVTAVCSGAIASDYQRLRVESVCSRLGLVSLAYLWKQDQSLLLQEMIANGIEAITVKVAAMGLVPAKHLGKEIAILNAYLHKLKESYGINVCGEGGEYETLTLDCPLFINARIVLDEYQVVMHSSDSIAPVGILHPLAFHLENKEDIQFLNTQDKIHEICVQKLGSVLEVDDGQEKFEATCKPVGCADPIDDIEHKFNISRTNNKSTFSICCWLQDSCNDLQEDLKIVLRKIESQLASFGFGWENVLYIHLYIDDMNKFSEANETYVKFITQDKCPFGVPSRSTVEMPLIEMGFSRAYIEVLVANNKDKKVLHVQSISCWAPSCIGPYSQATLHEGILHMAGQLGLDPPTMNLCSGGPGVELEQALKNSEAVAKSFNCSISTSAIGFVIYCSKNTSSLERLDIEKKQETILRQMKISDLEEGKTYKTIDPIFLYVLVSDLPKRAFVEVKPIVYVEDGADIEIATITERSSSKTSCYWGFKQESWHDDCIQKCVIPGKICAIILSITSELAAKICYNSMPADYGNNNAQHIIPKAQMEQLSKFCIYLLDKVITDNDFAWEDVMSLRFYVPVSLQMSVELLQPMFSNALIELSEMSQRKVKNFEEPIFNIVPVVGAGRAASSMDDVVTCELLARKS comes from the exons GTTGGGCATCAAATTATCACCAGCTATGCTGAATGTATGGGATTGCCATTGTTCAGGAGGCGAATACAAGGATCCTCAAG GCATCTGGAGCTTGGTTACAAAACAACTCAAGGTGATGAAGTTGAagatatgtatattttattacgTGAAGTGAAAAGGCAGATACCCTCAGTTACTGCAGTGTGTTCTGGAGCCATAGCATCTGACTATCAGAGACTACGGGTGGAAAGTGTATGTTCAAGGTTAGGCCTTGTATCTTTGGCATACTTATGGAAACAAGATCAGTCCTTGCTCCTACAGGAAatg ATTGCAAATGGAATAGAAGCTATAACTGTGAAG GTAGCTGCCATGGGTTTGGTTCCTGCAAAGCACTTGGGTAAAGAAATAGCCATATTAAATGCTTATTTGCATAAATTGAAAGA GTCATATGGAATCAATGTTTGCGGTGAAGGAGGAGAATATGAAACATTGACTCTTGATTGCCCGCTCTTTATT AATGCTCGCATTGTGCTTGATGAATATCAAGTTGTGATGCACTCTTCAGATTCCATAGCTCCTGTGGGGATCCTTCATCCCTTGGCATTTCATTTGGAAAATAAGGAAGACATTCAGTTTTTAAATACACAAGACAAAATACATGAGATTTGTGTGCAGAAATTAGGGTCTGTACTTGAAGTGGATGACGGTCAAGAAAAATTTGAAGCCACATGCAAGCCTGTTGGTTGCGCTGATCCAATTGATGACATAGAACATAAATTTAACATTTCAAGAACTAATAACAAAAGCACGTTCTCCATATGTTGCTGGTTGCAAGACTCCTGCAATG ATTTGCAGGAAGATTTAAAGATTGTTTTGAGGAAAATTGAATCACAGCTAGCAAGCTTTGGTTTTGGCTGGGAGAATGTTCTCTATATTCACCTTTACATTGATGACATGAATAAGTTCTCTGAGGCAAATGAGACATATGTGAAATTTATTACACAGGATAAGTGCCCATTTGGTGTCCCATCCCGCAGTACAGTTGAAATGCCTCTAATTGAAATGGGCTTTAGTAGAGCATACATTGAAGTTTTGGTAgctaataataaagataaaaaggTTTTGCATGTGCAGAGTATTTCCTGTTGGGCACCTAGTTGCATTGGGCCATACAGCCAG GCAACCTTGCACGAGGGTATACTTCACATGGCTGGTCAACTGGGCCTTGACCCTCCTACAATGAATCTTTGCAGTGGAGGCCCTGGGGTTGAACTGGAACAGGCACTGAAAAACAGTGAAGCAGTGGCAAAATCTTTTAATTGTTCAATATCGACATCTGCTATTGGTTTTGTTATATACTGTTCTAAAAATACCTCATCATTGGAAAGACTTGATATCGAGAAGAAACAAGAAACAATACTCAGACAGATGAAGATCTCTGATTTAGAGGAAGGCAAAACATACAAAACAATAGATCCCATATTTCTTTATGTCCTTGTTTCTGATCTACCTAAGAG AGCATTTGTAGAAGTGAAGCCTATTGTTTATGTTGAGGATGGTGCAGATATAGAAATTGCGACAATAACAGAAAGGTCTTCTTCAAAGACATCATGTTATTGGGGTTTCAAGCAGGAAAGTTGGCATGATGATTGCATTCAGAAATGTGTGATTCCAGGAAAGATATGTGCCATTATATTGTCGATCACAAGTGAGCTGGCTGCAAAAATATGTTACAACTCTATGCCAGCTGATTACGGCAATAATAATGCTCAACATATCATACCTAAAGCACAGATGGAACAGTTATCAAAGTTCTGCATTTATCTTCTTGACAAAGTTATAACAGATAATGACTTTGCCTGGGAAGATGTAATG AGTTTGAGGTTCTATGTCCCAGTAAGCCTTCAAATGTCAGTGGAGCTATTACAGCCTATGTTCAGCAATGCACTCATTGAACTATCTGAAATGAGTCAGAGGAAAGTTAAAAATTTTGAGGAGCCAATCTTCAACATAGTTCCTGTCGTAGGTGCTGGGAGGGCTGCTTCATCCATGGATGATGTAGTGACCTGCGAATTACTGGCTCGGAAATCCTGA